From Pseudomonas fluorescens:
ATGTCGGTGGGCGGCATGCCCGTCGAAGACGTGGCCTGGGGCACGGTCGTGTATCGCAACGCCATCGAAAAAGGCATCGGCGTGACGTTGAACCTGTGGGAAACCCCGGTACTGCGCTAAGCCTCATCTTCATCCCATTTGACGAGATATCCGACATGACAAAAATCACCAAGCTCAAGACCGGTTCCCCATTCGAAGACCAGGCCAGCTATTCGCGCCTGGTCGCCGTGGACAACTGGATCTACGTTTCCAACACCGCGGGCCGTAACCCGCAGACCAAGCTGATTCCCGAGGATGTCCTGGAGCAGACTCTCCAGGTGTTTGCCAACATTGAGTCAGCCCTGAAGGCAGTCGATGCGAGCCTGGCCGATGTGGTGTGTTCGCGGGTGTTTATCCAGGACCCCAAGGACGTGCCGGCCGTGATGGGGTTGATCGGCGAAAAGTTTCGCGGTGTCGATCCGGCCAGCACCGTTACCTGCCCGCCACTGGGCTCGACGGTCTACAAGGTTGAGCTGGAAGTGACTGCGTATCGCAACGCCTCGAAGGCGCAGGTCGACGTCATTCGCCTGTCGCAATAATCGTCACGTGGCGATGTGCATGCGTGGCTTCCCTAATTCGCTAACCGAGTCTTGACCATGGCACCGATAATAGCGCCCGTCACAACCTCCACCGTGTTTCCCAGCGC
This genomic window contains:
- a CDS encoding RidA family protein, producing MTKITKLKTGSPFEDQASYSRLVAVDNWIYVSNTAGRNPQTKLIPEDVLEQTLQVFANIESALKAVDASLADVVCSRVFIQDPKDVPAVMGLIGEKFRGVDPASTVTCPPLGSTVYKVELEVTAYRNASKAQVDVIRLSQ